One window from the genome of Mycobacteriales bacterium encodes:
- a CDS encoding carbohydrate ABC transporter permease: protein MRLTLYYIALLIVAAIFICPYLFAVFASFKPLSGVLGERPWIPPTSLSTTNFSQVLFDQHFTTYLLNTLVVTVILTVGQVVFSMLAAYAFARMHFPGRDALFWVYLATLMVPGAVTMIPLYVIMDNIHLLNTYWALFLPYVLGVPYMIFLMRQYLLTIPEELIEAARIDGCSEVRILWTMIVPLSRPILITGSLIAFVFGWNNFLWPLIATNSTALRVNTVGIADLQSNFGTQWNLVLAGSLLALIPMVILFMIFQKQIVRSISLGGVSR from the coding sequence GTGCGTCTCACCTTGTACTACATCGCGCTGCTCATCGTCGCCGCGATCTTCATCTGCCCCTACCTGTTCGCGGTATTCGCCTCGTTCAAGCCGCTATCCGGCGTGCTCGGCGAGCGACCGTGGATCCCGCCGACGAGCCTGAGCACGACCAACTTCAGCCAGGTGCTCTTCGACCAGCACTTCACGACCTACCTGTTGAACACGCTGGTGGTGACGGTCATCCTCACCGTCGGGCAGGTCGTCTTCTCGATGCTCGCCGCCTATGCCTTCGCCCGGATGCACTTTCCGGGCCGGGACGCGTTGTTCTGGGTCTATCTGGCGACGCTGATGGTTCCGGGCGCGGTGACGATGATTCCGCTCTACGTGATCATGGACAACATCCACCTGCTCAACACGTACTGGGCGCTGTTCCTGCCCTACGTCCTGGGTGTGCCGTACATGATCTTCCTGATGCGGCAGTACCTGTTGACGATCCCCGAAGAGCTCATCGAAGCGGCCCGGATCGACGGGTGCAGCGAGGTGCGCATCCTCTGGACGATGATCGTGCCGCTGTCACGGCCGATCCTCATCACGGGAAGCCTGATCGCGTTCGTGTTCGGTTGGAACAACTTCCTCTGGCCGCTCATCGCCACCAACTCGACCGCCCTGCGGGTCAACACGGTCGGCATCGCCGACCTGCAGTCCAACTTCGGCACCCAGTGGAACCTCGTGCTGGCCGGGTCGCTGCTGGCGCTGATCCCGATGGTGATCCTCTTCATGATCTTCCAGAAGCAGATCGTCCGCTCGATCTCGCTCGGTGGGGTAAGCCGATGA
- a CDS encoding sugar ABC transporter substrate-binding protein: MRQRLRRRGAVATLIAAALLVLAACGQGWGTSDVGAGDGKTVNLTYALWDATQQVGYQKSIDIFEKQHPNIHVTIEQIPYGNYPQKLTSEYVSHDAPDLFWVNTPFLANWIQDGMVKDIGPLIKRDHVNMSQYYPALVKLHQHAGKIYGLPKDWDTIALYYNKDYFAQHHVKIPKNLTWNPDGGGTFTPMLKQATTDDKGRSMGAPGFDAGNIKTYALTVANDPQSGYGSFLAMNGAGVLPKPYSKKISLAQPAAQQAFQYYTGLMNKDHVGVPAGEMGPEVAGSTATQLFAEGRVAIYQAGDWNTSTIASSVKFKVGVLPLPAGPQGRVSVFNGLVDAINTASPHPKEAWELEKWLGSPASEKIMGEGGYIWPGIKSLDPLFLQHWKKEGIDLQPFLDEARGKVVNFPVSPGIAVGLVDMANELGPMFLGSTSVADGTRNATIAGNHDLVSFY, from the coding sequence ATGAGACAGCGCCTGCGTCGTCGCGGAGCCGTCGCGACCCTGATCGCGGCAGCACTGCTCGTGCTCGCGGCCTGCGGACAGGGGTGGGGGACCTCGGACGTCGGGGCCGGCGACGGCAAGACCGTCAACCTGACCTACGCGCTGTGGGACGCCACCCAGCAGGTCGGCTACCAGAAGTCCATCGACATCTTCGAGAAGCAGCACCCCAACATCCACGTCACGATCGAGCAGATCCCCTACGGCAACTACCCGCAGAAACTGACCTCGGAATACGTCTCCCACGACGCACCCGACCTGTTCTGGGTCAACACGCCGTTCCTGGCCAACTGGATCCAGGACGGGATGGTCAAGGACATCGGCCCGCTGATCAAGCGCGACCACGTCAACATGTCGCAGTACTACCCGGCCCTGGTCAAGCTGCACCAGCACGCCGGCAAGATCTACGGGCTGCCCAAGGACTGGGACACGATCGCGCTCTACTACAACAAGGACTACTTCGCCCAGCACCACGTGAAGATCCCGAAGAACCTGACCTGGAACCCCGACGGCGGCGGCACCTTCACGCCGATGCTGAAGCAAGCCACGACCGACGACAAGGGCCGGTCGATGGGCGCGCCGGGCTTCGACGCCGGCAACATCAAGACCTACGCGCTCACGGTGGCCAACGACCCGCAGTCCGGCTACGGAAGCTTCCTCGCGATGAACGGCGCCGGGGTCCTGCCGAAGCCCTACTCGAAGAAGATCTCGCTCGCCCAACCGGCGGCGCAGCAGGCGTTCCAGTACTACACCGGGCTGATGAACAAGGACCACGTCGGCGTTCCGGCGGGCGAGATGGGGCCGGAGGTCGCCGGATCGACGGCCACCCAGCTCTTCGCCGAAGGCCGCGTGGCGATCTATCAGGCCGGTGACTGGAACACCAGCACGATCGCCTCGTCGGTGAAGTTCAAGGTCGGCGTCCTCCCGCTGCCCGCGGGCCCGCAGGGCCGGGTCAGCGTCTTCAACGGACTGGTCGACGCGATCAACACCGCAAGCCCGCACCCGAAGGAGGCGTGGGAGCTGGAGAAGTGGCTCGGCAGCCCGGCCTCGGAGAAGATCATGGGTGAGGGCGGCTACATCTGGCCCGGCATCAAGAGCCTCGACCCGCTCTTCCTGCAGCACTGGAAGAAGGAGGGGATCGACCTGCAGCCGTTCCTCGACGAGGCCCGCGGCAAGGTGGTCAACTTCCCGGTGAGTCCGGGAATCGCGGTCGGCCTGGTCGACATGGCCAACGAGCTCGGGCCGATGTTCCTCGGATCGACGTCGGTCGCGGACGGGACCCGTAACGCCACGATCGCGGGCAACCACGATCTCGTATCGTTCTACTGA
- a CDS encoding alpha-galactosidase: MQFPSTSASGPTTGVVLTTADGGLPRIDWVGLLPDADRSAEQIEAAVPESQACALLPEHSRGWYGRPGLSGYRLGGDDPVAGRDWSTAFETTGLSDSGPRLRVEAEDRVAGLRLATDMETLPGGAIRTRHTLTNTAPGGYVVQALDVVFPLPRRAAETLDFTGGWGRERVPQRRPIADGLWVREGRRGKTGHDAATVLVAGTSDFGFGDGDVWGVHVGWSGNHVHRVERLPSGLTTIGGGELLLPGEVVLGPDESYTTPWVYLVAADDGLDGLAAAFHGFLRSLPAHPRNPRPVNLNVWEAVYFDHDLDRLLTLADLAAEVGVGRYVLDDGWFRYRRHDHAGLGDWWVDEAVWPKGLSPLIERVRERGMEFGLWFEPEMVNPDSDLYRAHPDWILSTGGRVPPLQRNQLVLDLSRSEVRDYLLERLDALLGEYDISYVKWDHNRDLIDAGSQTRAGGAVVHAHTLGFYALLDELRRRHPKVEWESCAGGGGRVDLGILERTERIWTSDMTDALARQAIQRWTGQLVPSEYMGAHISAPVSHQTGRAIPLAFRAATALFGQFGIEWDLTAATADERAELARWVALYREHQALVHTGRVVRVETSDDSALSHGVVAADRSSALMAWVQVDLADRGAARTMTVPGLDPGARYRVTQVGPRGPGAAAWPVDGAEFSGAVLATVGLPVPAARPLTIFLVALQQV, translated from the coding sequence ATGCAGTTCCCGTCGACATCGGCCAGCGGTCCCACGACAGGAGTGGTGCTTACCACGGCCGACGGTGGCTTGCCACGGATCGACTGGGTGGGGCTGCTCCCCGATGCCGACCGGAGCGCTGAGCAGATCGAGGCAGCGGTCCCCGAGTCGCAGGCATGCGCGCTGCTGCCGGAGCACTCGAGAGGCTGGTACGGCCGACCGGGGCTGTCCGGCTACCGGCTGGGTGGCGACGACCCGGTGGCCGGTCGGGACTGGTCCACCGCATTCGAGACGACCGGGCTGTCCGACAGCGGACCCCGGCTGCGGGTCGAAGCGGAGGACCGGGTCGCCGGCCTCCGGCTCGCTACCGACATGGAGACGTTGCCGGGGGGAGCCATCCGTACCCGGCACACGCTGACCAACACCGCTCCGGGTGGCTACGTCGTGCAGGCGCTCGACGTCGTCTTCCCGCTACCGCGGCGCGCCGCCGAGACCCTCGACTTCACCGGTGGCTGGGGCCGCGAGCGGGTCCCGCAGCGGCGACCGATCGCCGATGGCCTCTGGGTGCGCGAAGGACGCCGGGGCAAGACCGGGCACGACGCGGCGACCGTGCTCGTCGCCGGGACGAGTGACTTCGGGTTCGGCGACGGCGACGTATGGGGCGTGCACGTCGGGTGGAGCGGCAACCACGTCCACCGGGTCGAGCGGCTCCCCTCCGGGCTGACCACGATCGGCGGGGGAGAGTTGCTGCTCCCCGGCGAGGTGGTCCTGGGGCCCGACGAGTCCTATACGACGCCGTGGGTCTACCTCGTCGCCGCCGACGACGGTCTCGACGGCCTCGCCGCGGCCTTCCACGGTTTCCTGCGCTCCCTGCCCGCCCACCCGCGCAATCCGCGGCCGGTCAACCTCAACGTCTGGGAAGCGGTCTACTTCGACCACGACCTGGACCGGTTGCTGACGTTGGCCGACCTCGCCGCCGAGGTCGGCGTCGGACGTTACGTGCTCGACGACGGGTGGTTCCGCTACCGGCGCCACGACCACGCCGGCCTCGGCGACTGGTGGGTCGACGAAGCGGTCTGGCCGAAGGGCCTCTCGCCGCTCATCGAGCGGGTCCGCGAGCGGGGCATGGAATTCGGCCTGTGGTTCGAGCCGGAGATGGTCAATCCCGACTCCGACCTCTACCGCGCACACCCGGACTGGATCCTCTCGACCGGCGGCCGGGTACCGCCGCTGCAGCGCAACCAACTGGTCCTCGACCTGTCCCGATCGGAGGTGCGCGACTACCTGCTCGAGCGGCTCGACGCACTGCTGGGTGAGTACGACATCTCCTACGTCAAGTGGGATCACAACCGCGACCTGATCGACGCCGGTTCGCAGACCCGGGCCGGCGGCGCGGTCGTGCACGCCCACACGCTCGGCTTCTACGCCCTCCTGGACGAGTTGCGTCGTCGTCACCCGAAGGTGGAATGGGAGTCGTGCGCCGGCGGCGGCGGGCGGGTCGACCTCGGCATCCTCGAGCGGACCGAGCGCATCTGGACCTCGGACATGACCGACGCCCTCGCCCGTCAGGCGATCCAGCGGTGGACCGGTCAGCTGGTGCCATCGGAATACATGGGTGCGCACATCTCCGCGCCGGTCTCCCACCAGACCGGGCGGGCCATCCCGCTGGCCTTCCGGGCCGCGACCGCGCTGTTCGGCCAGTTCGGGATCGAATGGGATCTCACCGCCGCGACCGCGGACGAGCGCGCGGAACTCGCCCGCTGGGTGGCGCTCTACCGGGAGCATCAGGCCCTCGTGCACACCGGGCGGGTGGTGCGGGTCGAGACATCCGACGACAGCGCACTGAGCCATGGGGTGGTCGCCGCCGACCGCTCGTCCGCGCTGATGGCCTGGGTGCAGGTCGACCTGGCCGATCGCGGCGCCGCCCGCACGATGACGGTGCCCGGACTCGACCCCGGTGCGCGCTACCGGGTGACGCAGGTCGGGCCGCGCGGGCCGGGCGCTGCGGCCTGGCCGGTCGACGGAGCCGAGTTCTCCGGGGCCGTTCTGGCCACGGTGGGGTTGCCGGTGCCCGCTGCCCGCCCGCTGACCATTTTCCTGGTCGCGCTCCAGCAGGTGTGA
- a CDS encoding DUF4097 family beta strand repeat-containing protein: protein MTDHRPSRTPGQVLSIGAGAVLAAALVGFSGLQIVGATAGVVHHTDHLVYRDPPNRLQIDTANGDVVVVRGPNGELTVDRRTTSSLSAPEPTAVQTGGLLQLRSHCAGLAGAGRCDASYVIHTPAGMSVTVRTGSGNASASGLDGAVDLRSGSGDVVATGVSGALTLQTGSGDITATGIAGGPLRLHTSSGSIDASDVRAGRVSAVTSSGDVGLAFSVSPTAVTATTSSGGVAVTVPHGPQLYDVAQRTGSGGATAAVRTDPSSNRHIDEVTSSGDASVAYR, encoded by the coding sequence ATGACCGACCATCGGCCGTCCCGGACACCCGGGCAGGTGCTGTCGATCGGCGCCGGAGCGGTCCTCGCGGCGGCGCTGGTGGGATTCAGCGGGCTTCAGATCGTCGGCGCCACCGCCGGCGTCGTTCACCACACCGACCACCTCGTCTACCGCGACCCCCCGAACCGGCTGCAGATCGACACGGCCAACGGCGACGTCGTCGTCGTCCGCGGTCCGAACGGTGAGCTCACCGTCGACCGGCGGACCACCTCGTCGCTCTCCGCCCCTGAACCCACGGCCGTGCAGACCGGCGGCCTGCTCCAGCTCCGCAGCCACTGCGCGGGATTGGCCGGGGCTGGCCGCTGCGACGCGTCGTACGTCATCCACACCCCCGCGGGGATGTCGGTGACCGTCCGGACCGGGTCCGGGAACGCAAGTGCCAGTGGGCTCGACGGCGCGGTCGATCTGCGCTCCGGCTCCGGCGACGTCGTCGCCACCGGCGTGTCCGGTGCGCTCACCCTGCAGACGGGCTCGGGTGACATCACCGCCACCGGCATCGCCGGCGGACCGCTGCGGCTGCACACATCGTCCGGGTCGATCGACGCCTCCGACGTCCGCGCCGGACGCGTGTCGGCGGTGACATCGTCGGGCGACGTCGGGCTGGCCTTCTCCGTGTCACCGACGGCCGTGACCGCGACGACCTCGTCCGGCGGCGTGGCCGTGACGGTGCCGCACGGACCGCAGCTGTACGACGTCGCACAGCGCACCGGATCCGGCGGGGCGACCGCCGCCGTGCGGACCGACCCGTCGTCGAACCGGCATATCGACGAGGTCACGTCCTCCGGCGACGCCTCGGTCGCCTACCGCTGA
- a CDS encoding response regulator transcription factor, giving the protein MRVVIAEDAVLLREGITRLLEEDGMSVVAAVADGEELLRAVERHQPDVCVADVRMPPTFTDEGVRAALVLRRQWPDVAVLVLSQYVEERYAVDLIAGDTRGVGYLLKDRVADVAEFLEALRRVGSGGTALDPEVVSQLLTRSRRRDPLDSLTPREREVLSAMAEGRSNGAIAAHLVVSEGAVEKHVSSIFAKLALPPAEQDHRRVLAVLRFLESADPVAGSGGAR; this is encoded by the coding sequence ATGCGAGTCGTGATCGCGGAGGATGCCGTCCTGCTGCGGGAGGGCATCACCCGCCTGCTCGAGGAGGACGGCATGTCGGTGGTTGCCGCGGTGGCCGACGGCGAGGAGTTGCTGCGCGCGGTCGAGCGGCATCAACCGGATGTGTGCGTCGCCGACGTCCGGATGCCGCCGACCTTCACCGACGAGGGCGTGCGGGCCGCGCTCGTCCTCCGGCGCCAGTGGCCTGATGTCGCCGTACTCGTGCTGTCCCAGTACGTCGAGGAGCGCTACGCCGTCGATCTCATCGCCGGCGACACCCGCGGCGTGGGCTACCTGCTGAAGGACCGGGTCGCCGACGTCGCGGAATTCCTCGAGGCGCTGCGCCGGGTCGGGTCGGGCGGGACCGCGCTCGACCCGGAGGTGGTGTCGCAACTGCTCACCCGCAGCCGTCGCCGGGACCCGCTCGACTCGCTGACACCACGGGAGCGCGAGGTGCTCTCGGCCATGGCGGAGGGCCGATCCAACGGGGCGATCGCGGCCCATCTCGTCGTCTCCGAGGGCGCGGTGGAGAAGCACGTGAGCAGCATCTTCGCCAAGCTCGCACTCCCCCCGGCCGAACAGGACCACCGTCGGGTGCTCGCCGTACTGCGGTTCCTCGAGTCTGCCGATCCGGTCGCGGGCTCCGGAGGCGCCCGATGA
- a CDS encoding sensor domain-containing protein, with the protein MTDAAARPGSALGAVLRAPFSAWAWLAMSYLALSALIGTATFTVLVTLVSLSAGLMILALVGLLVLWLAFGLSRGVARLETRRASTFLGKRIALRPPPKLDGWLPARMWARTKTRGTWLELLYAGLVLPVTGWVGGVVVWAVWGAGLGFLLFPAYGWATASPGSLPGWNLGYPASVAVHVVAGAALLLAAPWLARGVALGQVALARMLLAPGKQEALTTRVETLQDTRSRMVAAADSERRRFERDLHDGAQQRLVALAMTLGRARTKLGDDPESVRALVDEAHGEAKQALAELRDLARGIHPSVLTDRGLDAALSALAARCPVPVEVRVDVPRRAAPGIEAVAYFVVAEALTNVAKHSLADRARVDAVRHGDVLRLTITDDGRGGGNLDTGSGLAGLRDRVRAVDGTFVLTSPSGGPTTIGVDLPCES; encoded by the coding sequence ATGACCGACGCCGCGGCACGGCCGGGCAGCGCGCTCGGCGCGGTGCTGCGGGCGCCGTTCTCGGCGTGGGCATGGCTCGCGATGAGCTATCTCGCGCTCAGCGCTCTGATCGGTACGGCGACGTTCACGGTGTTGGTCACGCTGGTGTCGCTGTCCGCCGGGCTGATGATCCTGGCGCTGGTCGGGCTGCTCGTGCTGTGGCTCGCGTTCGGCCTCTCCCGCGGCGTGGCCCGGCTGGAGACCCGCCGCGCGTCGACGTTCCTCGGGAAGCGGATCGCGCTGCGGCCGCCGCCGAAGCTCGACGGGTGGCTGCCGGCCCGGATGTGGGCCCGCACCAAGACCCGCGGCACCTGGCTGGAGCTCCTCTACGCAGGGCTCGTCCTCCCGGTGACCGGATGGGTCGGCGGTGTCGTGGTCTGGGCCGTCTGGGGAGCCGGCCTCGGTTTCCTGCTGTTCCCCGCCTACGGGTGGGCGACCGCATCACCCGGTTCGCTGCCGGGCTGGAACCTGGGCTACCCCGCGTCGGTGGCCGTGCACGTCGTCGCCGGGGCCGCCCTCCTGCTGGCCGCGCCCTGGCTCGCCCGCGGCGTCGCCCTGGGCCAGGTCGCGCTGGCCCGGATGTTGCTCGCACCCGGGAAGCAGGAGGCGCTCACCACCCGGGTGGAGACGCTGCAGGACACCCGCTCCCGGATGGTGGCTGCCGCGGACAGCGAGCGGCGCCGGTTCGAACGTGATCTGCACGACGGCGCCCAGCAGCGGCTCGTCGCACTGGCGATGACGCTCGGCCGGGCGCGGACGAAGCTGGGCGACGACCCGGAGTCCGTCCGCGCCCTGGTCGACGAGGCGCACGGGGAGGCGAAGCAGGCCCTCGCCGAGCTACGCGATCTCGCCCGCGGCATCCACCCGAGCGTGCTCACCGACCGCGGTCTGGACGCCGCGTTGTCAGCACTCGCCGCGCGCTGCCCGGTCCCGGTGGAGGTCCGGGTGGACGTGCCGCGGCGGGCCGCGCCCGGCATCGAGGCGGTCGCCTACTTCGTCGTCGCCGAGGCGCTGACCAACGTCGCCAAGCACTCCCTGGCCGACCGGGCCCGGGTCGACGCGGTCCGGCACGGCGACGTGCTGCGGCTCACGATCACCGATGACGGCCGCGGCGGCGGCAACCTCGACACCGGCTCCGGTCTGGCCGGCCTGCGCGACCGGGTCCGCGCGGTCGACGGCACCTTCGTCCTCACCAGCCCGTCCGGCGGGCCCACCACGATCGGAGTAGACCTGCCATGCGAGTCGTGA
- a CDS encoding AraC family transcriptional regulator — MPETAAETPAPPAHVPLVGCFDERPGYAVHRTAGAKNSLLTWTVSGGGRLRQGDVTVDAGPGDAVLLGASIGHDYGVAPDADGWGFWWVHVQLPTRWQDWLAPYQVGPGLHAVRGVPAGLRGRIEGIFARAHADARWSGHGTPPDPLPAGTRTARPTAATAPAARDLVLNGVEAVLALVTAAGREPAAVGDPLDPRVRRTVSLLRADPASPHTVASLAANAALSPSRFAHLFAAQTGRAPMEALRRARLEHAAQLLDATDLDVGRVARASGFASAFHFSRAFRDQFGMPPRDYRSR; from the coding sequence ATGCCTGAGACTGCTGCCGAGACCCCGGCACCGCCGGCGCATGTGCCGCTGGTCGGGTGCTTCGACGAGCGTCCCGGCTACGCCGTACACCGGACCGCGGGTGCCAAGAACTCGCTGCTGACCTGGACCGTCTCCGGCGGCGGGCGGCTGCGTCAGGGAGACGTGACCGTGGATGCGGGGCCGGGGGATGCCGTCCTGCTGGGTGCCTCGATCGGGCACGACTACGGGGTGGCGCCGGACGCGGACGGGTGGGGCTTCTGGTGGGTGCATGTCCAGCTCCCCACCCGCTGGCAGGACTGGCTCGCGCCGTACCAGGTGGGACCGGGGCTGCACGCCGTCCGCGGGGTGCCGGCCGGGCTGCGGGGCCGGATCGAGGGGATCTTCGCCCGGGCACACGCCGACGCCCGCTGGTCCGGGCACGGCACGCCGCCCGATCCGCTCCCGGCCGGCACCCGCACGGCCCGGCCGACCGCCGCGACGGCTCCCGCGGCCCGCGACCTCGTCCTCAACGGCGTGGAGGCGGTGCTGGCGCTGGTCACGGCCGCCGGGCGTGAGCCGGCCGCCGTCGGCGACCCGCTGGACCCGCGGGTCCGGCGCACGGTATCGCTGCTGCGCGCCGACCCGGCGTCACCGCACACGGTGGCGTCGCTGGCGGCGAACGCCGCGCTGTCACCTTCGCGGTTCGCCCACCTGTTCGCGGCGCAGACCGGCCGGGCCCCGATGGAGGCCCTCCGCCGGGCGCGGTTGGAGCATGCCGCGCAGCTGCTCGACGCGACCGATCTCGATGTCGGCCGGGTGGCCCGGGCATCCGGCTTCGCGAGCGCATTCCATTTCAGCCGCGCGTTCCGGGACCAGTTCGGCATGCCGCCGCGGGACTACCGGTCCCGGTGA